A window from Solanum stenotomum isolate F172 chromosome 5, ASM1918654v1, whole genome shotgun sequence encodes these proteins:
- the LOC125865954 gene encoding myb-related protein 2-like isoform X2 — MYHHHHQASSMHPSTRMPFPERHLFLQGGNANGDSGLVLSTDAKPRLKWTPDLHERFIEAVTQLGGADKATPKSVLKLMGIPGLTLYHLKSHLQKYRLSKNHHGQANLSGVNKAASMEKICESTGSPTSNPSIGPQPNNNLPISEAIQMQIDVQRRLHEQLEVQRHLQLRIEAQGKYLQAVLEKAQETLGTQNLGTIGLEAAKVQLSDLVSKVSNQCLNSAFSEIQELSGFHTPQTQATQRLADCSMDSCLTSSEGPLRDLQEMHNNQLGLRTLNFGPCTEEIENQTRLQQTALRWRDDLKENRLFPKMDEDTEKEFAKETNWSNLSMNVGIQGGKRNVNSSYVDGRLNGIDADIKLFHQAATDRSDSTKPEKQVSPQEYKLPYFAPKLDLNTDDQTDAASNCKQLDLNGFSWN, encoded by the exons ATGTACCATCATCACCACCAAGCTTCCAGCATGCACCCTTCAACAAGAATGCCTTTCCCTGAAAGGCATCTGTTCCTACAAGGTGGGAATGCCAATGGAGACTCAGGGCTTGTTCTTTCAACGGATGCTAAGCCAAGATTGAAATGGACGCCAGACCTCCATGAGAGGTTTATAGAAGCAGTTACCCAACTTGGTGGGGCAGACA AAGCCACACCAAAATCAGTTCTGAAACTTATGGGGATCCCGGGACTAACCTTGTACCACTTAAAGAGCCATCTTCAG AAATACAGGCTAAGTAAGAACCACCATGGACAAGCAAATCTTAGCGGGGTCAATAAAGCTG CAAGTATGGAGAAAATATGTGAGAGCACTGGAAGTCCTACGAGCAATCCAAGCATTGGACCCCAACCAAAcaa CAATCTACCAATAAGTGAAGCAATACAAATGCAAATTGATGTCCAAAGAAGGCTTCATGAGCAGCTTGAG GTGCAACGACATTTACAGCTAAGGATAGAGGCTCAAGGGAAATATTTGCAGGCTGTGCTCGAGAAAGCACAAGAAACCCTTGGAACACAAAACTTGGGAACAATTGGATTAGAGGCAGCTAAGGTTCAACTGTCTGATTTGGTATCCAAAGTATCCAACCAATGCCTGAATTCTGCATTTTCAGAGATACAAGAACTTTCAGGATTTCACACTCCACAAACACAAGCAACCCAGCGGTTAGCAGATTGTTCAATGGATAGCTGCTTAACCTCCTCTGAAGGCCCCTTGAGGGACCTGCAGGAAATGCATAATAACCAACTTGGCCTGAGGACTTTAAACTTTGGACCATGTACAGAAGAAATTGAAAATCAGACCAGGTTACAGCAGACTGCACTAAGATGGCGTGATGACCTCAAGGAAAACAGATTGTTTCCCAAAATGGATGAGGATACAGAAAAAGAATTTGCCAAAGAGACTAACTGGAGCAACTTATCAATGAATGTTGGAATCCAAGGAGGAAAACGGAATGTTAACAGTAGCTACGTTGATGGAAGACTTAATGGAATAGATGCAGACATCAAACTTTTTCACCAAGCTGCAACTGACAGAAGTGATTCAACGAAACCAGAGAAGCAGGTGTCACCACAAGAGTATAAGCTACCATACTTTGCTCCGAAGTTGGACCTAAACACGGATGATCAAACTGATGCTGCTTCTAATTGCAAGCAACTTGACTTAAATGGTTTCAGTTGGAATTGA
- the LOC125865954 gene encoding myb-related protein 2-like isoform X3, with product MYHHHHQASSMHPSTRMPFPERHLFLQGGNANGDSGLVLSTDAKPRLKWTPDLHERFIEAVTQLGGADKATPKSVLKLMGIPGLTLYHLKSHLQKYRLSKNHHGQANLSGVNKAAASMEKICESTGSPTSNPSIGPQPNNNLPISEAIQMQIDVQRRLHEQLELRIEAQGKYLQAVLEKAQETLGTQNLGTIGLEAAKVQLSDLVSKVSNQCLNSAFSEIQELSGFHTPQTQATQRLADCSMDSCLTSSEGPLRDLQEMHNNQLGLRTLNFGPCTEEIENQTRLQQTALRWRDDLKENRLFPKMDEDTEKEFAKETNWSNLSMNVGIQGGKRNVNSSYVDGRLNGIDADIKLFHQAATDRSDSTKPEKQVSPQEYKLPYFAPKLDLNTDDQTDAASNCKQLDLNGFSWN from the exons ATGTACCATCATCACCACCAAGCTTCCAGCATGCACCCTTCAACAAGAATGCCTTTCCCTGAAAGGCATCTGTTCCTACAAGGTGGGAATGCCAATGGAGACTCAGGGCTTGTTCTTTCAACGGATGCTAAGCCAAGATTGAAATGGACGCCAGACCTCCATGAGAGGTTTATAGAAGCAGTTACCCAACTTGGTGGGGCAGACA AAGCCACACCAAAATCAGTTCTGAAACTTATGGGGATCCCGGGACTAACCTTGTACCACTTAAAGAGCCATCTTCAG AAATACAGGCTAAGTAAGAACCACCATGGACAAGCAAATCTTAGCGGGGTCAATAAAGCTG CAGCAAGTATGGAGAAAATATGTGAGAGCACTGGAAGTCCTACGAGCAATCCAAGCATTGGACCCCAACCAAAcaa CAATCTACCAATAAGTGAAGCAATACAAATGCAAATTGATGTCCAAAGAAGGCTTCATGAGCAGCTTGAG CTAAGGATAGAGGCTCAAGGGAAATATTTGCAGGCTGTGCTCGAGAAAGCACAAGAAACCCTTGGAACACAAAACTTGGGAACAATTGGATTAGAGGCAGCTAAGGTTCAACTGTCTGATTTGGTATCCAAAGTATCCAACCAATGCCTGAATTCTGCATTTTCAGAGATACAAGAACTTTCAGGATTTCACACTCCACAAACACAAGCAACCCAGCGGTTAGCAGATTGTTCAATGGATAGCTGCTTAACCTCCTCTGAAGGCCCCTTGAGGGACCTGCAGGAAATGCATAATAACCAACTTGGCCTGAGGACTTTAAACTTTGGACCATGTACAGAAGAAATTGAAAATCAGACCAGGTTACAGCAGACTGCACTAAGATGGCGTGATGACCTCAAGGAAAACAGATTGTTTCCCAAAATGGATGAGGATACAGAAAAAGAATTTGCCAAAGAGACTAACTGGAGCAACTTATCAATGAATGTTGGAATCCAAGGAGGAAAACGGAATGTTAACAGTAGCTACGTTGATGGAAGACTTAATGGAATAGATGCAGACATCAAACTTTTTCACCAAGCTGCAACTGACAGAAGTGATTCAACGAAACCAGAGAAGCAGGTGTCACCACAAGAGTATAAGCTACCATACTTTGCTCCGAAGTTGGACCTAAACACGGATGATCAAACTGATGCTGCTTCTAATTGCAAGCAACTTGACTTAAATGGTTTCAGTTGGAATTGA
- the LOC125865954 gene encoding myb-related protein 2-like isoform X1, whose amino-acid sequence MYHHHHQASSMHPSTRMPFPERHLFLQGGNANGDSGLVLSTDAKPRLKWTPDLHERFIEAVTQLGGADKATPKSVLKLMGIPGLTLYHLKSHLQKYRLSKNHHGQANLSGVNKAAASMEKICESTGSPTSNPSIGPQPNNNLPISEAIQMQIDVQRRLHEQLEVQRHLQLRIEAQGKYLQAVLEKAQETLGTQNLGTIGLEAAKVQLSDLVSKVSNQCLNSAFSEIQELSGFHTPQTQATQRLADCSMDSCLTSSEGPLRDLQEMHNNQLGLRTLNFGPCTEEIENQTRLQQTALRWRDDLKENRLFPKMDEDTEKEFAKETNWSNLSMNVGIQGGKRNVNSSYVDGRLNGIDADIKLFHQAATDRSDSTKPEKQVSPQEYKLPYFAPKLDLNTDDQTDAASNCKQLDLNGFSWN is encoded by the exons ATGTACCATCATCACCACCAAGCTTCCAGCATGCACCCTTCAACAAGAATGCCTTTCCCTGAAAGGCATCTGTTCCTACAAGGTGGGAATGCCAATGGAGACTCAGGGCTTGTTCTTTCAACGGATGCTAAGCCAAGATTGAAATGGACGCCAGACCTCCATGAGAGGTTTATAGAAGCAGTTACCCAACTTGGTGGGGCAGACA AAGCCACACCAAAATCAGTTCTGAAACTTATGGGGATCCCGGGACTAACCTTGTACCACTTAAAGAGCCATCTTCAG AAATACAGGCTAAGTAAGAACCACCATGGACAAGCAAATCTTAGCGGGGTCAATAAAGCTG CAGCAAGTATGGAGAAAATATGTGAGAGCACTGGAAGTCCTACGAGCAATCCAAGCATTGGACCCCAACCAAAcaa CAATCTACCAATAAGTGAAGCAATACAAATGCAAATTGATGTCCAAAGAAGGCTTCATGAGCAGCTTGAG GTGCAACGACATTTACAGCTAAGGATAGAGGCTCAAGGGAAATATTTGCAGGCTGTGCTCGAGAAAGCACAAGAAACCCTTGGAACACAAAACTTGGGAACAATTGGATTAGAGGCAGCTAAGGTTCAACTGTCTGATTTGGTATCCAAAGTATCCAACCAATGCCTGAATTCTGCATTTTCAGAGATACAAGAACTTTCAGGATTTCACACTCCACAAACACAAGCAACCCAGCGGTTAGCAGATTGTTCAATGGATAGCTGCTTAACCTCCTCTGAAGGCCCCTTGAGGGACCTGCAGGAAATGCATAATAACCAACTTGGCCTGAGGACTTTAAACTTTGGACCATGTACAGAAGAAATTGAAAATCAGACCAGGTTACAGCAGACTGCACTAAGATGGCGTGATGACCTCAAGGAAAACAGATTGTTTCCCAAAATGGATGAGGATACAGAAAAAGAATTTGCCAAAGAGACTAACTGGAGCAACTTATCAATGAATGTTGGAATCCAAGGAGGAAAACGGAATGTTAACAGTAGCTACGTTGATGGAAGACTTAATGGAATAGATGCAGACATCAAACTTTTTCACCAAGCTGCAACTGACAGAAGTGATTCAACGAAACCAGAGAAGCAGGTGTCACCACAAGAGTATAAGCTACCATACTTTGCTCCGAAGTTGGACCTAAACACGGATGATCAAACTGATGCTGCTTCTAATTGCAAGCAACTTGACTTAAATGGTTTCAGTTGGAATTGA
- the LOC125865969 gene encoding heme-binding-like protein At3g10130, chloroplastic isoform X1, whose product MLLLSPSSIFAPPSTSRIRPSPIKSMAVNRSSSAPAQRRNGMSALEARISLVIALASQTSSLSQKLLTELANETAKYVFPKRIFESRNLEEALMSVPDLETVKFKVLKLTDQYEIREVEPYFVAEATMPGKSGFDLNGASQSFNTLAEYLFGKNMKKESMAMTTPVITRRTQSDGEKMEMTTPVITKRAEDQEKWRMSFVMPSKYGSDLPLPKDSSVTIKEVPRKTVAVVAFSGFVNDEEVKARESRLRTALKGDAEFQVKDGALVEVAQYNPPFTLPFTRRNEISLEVERKQE is encoded by the exons atgctTCTGCTCTCACCTTCTTCCATTTTTGCTCCTCCATCCACAAGCAGAATAAGACCTTCGCCGATCAAATCTATGGCAGTAAACAGAAGCAGCTCTGCTCCGGCGCAGCGGAGAAACGGCATGTCAGCTCTCGAAGCTCGAATCTCCCTTGTCATCGCTCTCGCCTCCCAAACCTcttctctttctcaaaaac TTCTGACGGAATTGGCGAATGAAACCGCGAAATACGTGTTTCCGAAGAGGATATTCGAAAGTCGGAATTTAGAGGAAGCTTTGATGTCTG TGCCGGATCTGGAGACAGTGAAATTCAAGGTGTTAAAACTTACTGATCAGTATGAGATAAGAGAAGTCGAG CCTTACTTTGTTGCCGAGGCTACAATGCCTGGGAAGTCTGGGTTTGACTTAAATGGTGCATCTCAATCCTTCAACACATTGGCTGAGTACTTGTTTGGTAAG aacatgaagaaggagAGTATGGCAATGACGACACCCGTAATCACTCGTAGAACTCAATCTGATGGGGAGAAAATGGAAATGACTACTCCAGTGATAACTAAAAGG GCGGAAGATCAGGAAAAGTGGAGGATGTCCTTCGTCATGCCCTCCAAGTATGGTTCGGACTTGCCACTACCGAAGGATTCCTCTGTAACTATCAAAGAGGTGCCTCGGAAAACTGTCGCAGTTGTTGCTTTTTCAG GTTTTGTGAATGACGAAGAAGTTAAAGCTCGAGAATCAAGACTTCGAACTGCACTAAAGGGAGATGCAGAGTTTCAGGTAAAAGATGGTGCCTTGGTAGAAGTTGCACAG TATAATCCACCATTTACTCTTCCTTTCACACGTCGGAATGAGATTAGCCTGGAAGTTGAAAGGAAACAGGAATAG
- the LOC125865969 gene encoding heme-binding-like protein At3g10130, chloroplastic isoform X2 — MLLLSPSSIFAPPSTSRIRPSPIKSMAVNRSSSAPAQRRNGMSALEARISLVIALASQTSSLSQKLLTELANETAKYVFPKRIFESRNLEEALMSVPDLETVKFKVLKLTDQYEIREVEPYFVAEATMPGKSGFDLNGASQSFNTLAEYLFGKNMKKESMAMTTPVITRRTQSDGEKMEMTTPVITKRAEDQEKWRMSFVMPSKYGSDLPLPKDSSVTIKEVPRKTVAVVAFSACCDEWR; from the exons atgctTCTGCTCTCACCTTCTTCCATTTTTGCTCCTCCATCCACAAGCAGAATAAGACCTTCGCCGATCAAATCTATGGCAGTAAACAGAAGCAGCTCTGCTCCGGCGCAGCGGAGAAACGGCATGTCAGCTCTCGAAGCTCGAATCTCCCTTGTCATCGCTCTCGCCTCCCAAACCTcttctctttctcaaaaac TTCTGACGGAATTGGCGAATGAAACCGCGAAATACGTGTTTCCGAAGAGGATATTCGAAAGTCGGAATTTAGAGGAAGCTTTGATGTCTG TGCCGGATCTGGAGACAGTGAAATTCAAGGTGTTAAAACTTACTGATCAGTATGAGATAAGAGAAGTCGAG CCTTACTTTGTTGCCGAGGCTACAATGCCTGGGAAGTCTGGGTTTGACTTAAATGGTGCATCTCAATCCTTCAACACATTGGCTGAGTACTTGTTTGGTAAG aacatgaagaaggagAGTATGGCAATGACGACACCCGTAATCACTCGTAGAACTCAATCTGATGGGGAGAAAATGGAAATGACTACTCCAGTGATAACTAAAAGG GCGGAAGATCAGGAAAAGTGGAGGATGTCCTTCGTCATGCCCTCCAAGTATGGTTCGGACTTGCCACTACCGAAGGATTCCTCTGTAACTATCAAAGAGGTGCCTCGGAAAACTGTCGCAGTTGTTGCTTTTTCAG CCTGCTGTGACGAATGGCGGTGA
- the LOC125865653 gene encoding IQ domain-containing protein IQM3-like: MEFETHAPSCFDLSSQSPINSLLDTNFANGRECQWPVSTGDVIPADTPTKHHAKAAMTVQKVYRSYRTRRMLADSALVAEELWWQALDYARLNHSTISFFNVPQPETAVSRWNRITLNASKVGKGLSRDGKAQKLAFQHWIEAIDPRHRYGHNLHMYYKEWCKTDAGQPFFFWLDLGDGKKVELKECPRSKLQKQSIKYLGPQEREHYEYVVAEGKILHSLTGNHLDTTNGLPGAKWIFVMSTSKRLYAGEKKKGIFHHSSFLAGGATLAAGRLVVKDGILKSISAYSGHYRPTDDSLDSFLSFLKENGVNLEETEIKKPRDDDESYEEGNSSESRSVSDLSTISESLQVDLQKEEEKDFSSKLMISPQAEKASNYKRTLSGGLESPRAEVPKTAILQRINSKKLSKSYQLGHQLSLAWSTGAGPRIGCINDYPVELREQALELTHLSPRPRSASTPRPIGAMVM, encoded by the exons ATGGAATTCGAAACGCACGCGCCGTCATGTTTTGATCTGAGCTCCCAGTCTCCGATTAACTCCTTGTTAGACACGAATTTCGCTAATGGCCGGGAATGTCAGTGGCCTGTTTCCACTGGAGATGTAATTCCGGCGGATACGCCAACGAAACATCATGCGAAAGCGGCAATGACAGTTCAGAAGGTTTACCGGAGTTACCGTACCCGGCGTATGTTAGCGGATTCTGCTTTGGTTGCTGAAGAGCTCTG GTGGCAAGCCTTAGATTATGCTCGATTGAATCACAGTACGATTTCTTTCTTCAATGTTCCTCAACCGGAGACGGCGGTTTCACGGTGGAATCGCATCACTTTAAATGCTTCCAAG GTTGGTAAGGGATTGTCAAGAGATGGAAAGGCCCAGAAACTAGCTTTTCAGCATTGGATTGAGGCA ATTGACCCACGCCACCGTTATGGGCATAACTTGCACATGTACTATAAAGAATGGTGTAAAACTGATGCTGGTCAGccatttttcttttg GTTGGATCTTGGAGATGGCAAAAAGGTTGAGCTCAAAGAATGTCCGAGATCTAAGCTTCAGAAACAAAGTATCAAGTATCTTGGACCT CAAGAGAGAGAACATTATGAATATGTAGTGGCCGAAGGGAAAATACTTCATAGCCTAACTGGAAATCATCTTGATACAACCAATGGGTTGCCCGGGGCAAAATGGATTTTTGTAATGAGCACCTCAAAGAGACTCTATGCTGGCGAG aagaagaaaggaaTATTTCATCATTCCAGCTTTCTTGCTGGTGGGGCTACTTTAGCTGCTGGAAGACTAGTGGTAAAAGATGGGATACTTAAG tCTATTTCAGCATATAGTGGGCATTATCGgccaactgatgatagcctcgACAGCTTCTTATCATTTCTGAAGGAAAATGGAGTCAACCTGGAAGAGACTGAG ATAAAAAAGCCAAGAGATGATGATGAGAGCTATGAAGAGGGAAATTCATCTGAGAGTCGCTCTGTGTCTGATCTTTCAACTATATCAGAATCCCTTCAAGTTGATTTACAGAAGGAGGAGGAAAAAGACTTCTCCTCAAAATTAATGATAAGTCCACAAGCTGAAAAGGCAAGTAACTATAAGAGAACACTCTCGGGTGGTCTTGAGAGCCCGAGAGCTGAGGTGCCAAAAACTGCAATACTGCAAAGGATTAATTCAAAGAAGTTATCAAAGTCATATCAACTGGGTCATCAACTCTCCCTGGCATGGTCAACTGGTGCAGGTCCAAGAATTGGATGCATTAACGACTACCCGGTTGAACTAAGGGAGCAGGCCTTAGAACTGACACACCTCTCACCAAGACCTCGTTCTGCATCAACTCCTAGGCCGATTGGTGCAATGGTGATGTAA